Proteins encoded in a region of the Zea mays cultivar B73 chromosome 2, Zm-B73-REFERENCE-NAM-5.0, whole genome shotgun sequence genome:
- the LOC103646776 gene encoding uncharacterized protein, protein MLGRGSPRLNMLARGSPRFNMLLSKGAQKKTSPIATTSKTHGGSPKGKTRANWNSMLEKTLVDLLHEHNTPEYKGNNGWTPDAWNKIAKEFQERERYAGFSKVQIQEKEKELKRDYRMLKDARKQSGVSWDEKRCMIQADPPIWDNIIKSFPRAKKFRNKSFPLFEALGELHDGNTAEGTYNFTSTQPNGPDLTQIGSGDVPINVEDREDVGDPLADHRQNEVEDRVYEVEGVDVNADRHDERSKRTSAISRNEEEKGPKRPKKSSNIETLMERYLDIRSKQAEDEATQLAREREARGGDDFSIKNCIAVLNTLEVTKEEKVKAYKVFKDPDNRQIFLSACNDDREAALMWLRDEMA, encoded by the exons ATGCTTGGAAGGGGGTCTCCAAGATTAAACATGCTTGCAAGGGGGTCTCCTAGATTTAACATGCTCTTATCTAAAGGTGCACAAAAGAAAACATCTCCTATAGCTACTACTTCAAAGACACATGGAGGCTCTCCAAAAG GGAAAACAAGAGCAAATTGGAATTCTATgttagagaagacccttgttgacttgTTACATGAACACAATACACCTGAATATAAGGGTAACAATGGTTGGACACCCGATGCATGGAACAAGATTGCCAAGGAATTTCAAGAGAGGGAAAGATATGCAGGTTTCTCAAAAGTTCAAAtccaagaaaaggaaaaggagttAAAGAGAGATTACAGGATGTTGAAAGATGCGAGGAAACAaagcggagtttcttgggatgagAAAAGGTGTATGATTCAAGCTGATCCACCGATATGGGACAACATAATCAAA TCATTTCCAAGGGCTAAAAAATTCCGCAACAAATCTTTTCCTCTGTTTGAAGCTTTGGGAGAGCTACATGATG GTAATACTGCTGAAGGGACCTACAACTTCACTTCTACTCAACCAAATGGTCCAGATCTCACACAAATTGGGTCTGGAGATGTTCCTATCAATGTAGAAGACCGTGAAGATGTGGGAGACCCTTTGGCGGATCACAGACAAAATGAAGTAGAAGACAGAGTGTATGAAGTTGAAGGGGTTGATGTAAATGCTGATAGGCATGATGAAAGGTCAAAAAGGACTTCTGCTATTTCAaggaatgaagaagaaaaaggaccAAAGAGGCCGAAGAAGAGTTCCAACATAGAAACACTGATGGAGAGGTACCTAGACATTAGAAGCAAACAAGCTGAAGATGAAGCGACACAATTGGCAAGAGAAAGGGAGGCAAGGGGAGGTGATGATTTCTCAATTAAGAATTGCATAGCAGTTCTAAACACATTGGAAGTCACAAAAGAGGAGAAGGTCAAAGCATATAAGGTGTTCAAGGACCCTGACAATCGACAGATATTCTTGAGTGCATGCAATGATGATAGAGAGGCTGCATTGATGTGGTTGAGGGATGAGATGGCTTAG